TTGTGGTGTGAGGTTCGGGACAATGGAGCATGTCTGTTGCCCCGGCGGTGGTCTTGCGTGCTGGTGATGAGTCGCGGTTGAACGCTGTGCTTCGGTCCTCGACGGTGGAGGCGGGCCTGGCGCAGCGTGCCCGGATCGTGCTGCTGGCGTCGCAGGGGGTGGCGAACGCGGCGATCGCCCGGCAGGTCGGGGTCAGTGGTCCGACGGTGCTGTTGTGGCGGAACCGGTACGAGGCGGGCGGTATGGAGGCGTTGGAGGACCTGCCTCGGTCGGGTCGGCCGCCGGTGCACGACGAGGTCGCGGTGGTGGTGGCGACGCTGGAGGCCCCGCCCGAGCGGCTGGGAGTGACGCACTGGTCGGCGCGGCTGCTGGGTGACCAGCTGGGGATCTCCTTCGCGACGGTGGCCCGGATCTGGCGGAAGTGGAACCTGCAGCCGTGGCGGGTGGAGACGTTCAAGTTCTCCACTGACCCCGAGCTGGAGGCCAAGATCCGCGACGTTGTCGGGTTGTACCTGAACCCCCCAGACAAGGCCGTGGTGGTCTGCGTCGATGAGAAGTCCCAGGTGCAGGCCCTGGACCGCACCGCCCCGATCCTCCCGCTGCGACCAGGTATCCCCGAGCGGCAGACCCACGACTACGTCCGCCACGGCACCACCACCTTGTTCGCCGCCCTGGAGGTCGCCACCGGGAAGGTGACCGACGCCTGCTACGACCGGCACACCAACGCCGAGTTCCTGGCGTTCCTCAAGCAGGTCGCCAAGGCCTACCCGCGGGTGCAGCTGCACGTGGTCGCCGACAACTACGCCACCCACAAACACCCCGCGGTCAAGGCGTGGCTGGCCAAGAACCCCCGCGTCACCATGCACTTCACCCCCACCTCGGGGTCCTGGCTGAACATGGTCGAGATCGTCTTCGGGATCATCACCCGCCAAGCCATCCGCCGCGGCACCTTCACCAGCGTCAAAGACCTCATCACCGCGATCGAGACCTTCATCGACGGCTGGAACGACCGCTGCGAACCCTTCGTCTGGACCAAGACAGCCGACGAGATCGTCACCAAGGCTCACCGCAAGACAACTTCAAACACGCAACACTAGACTCACCAAGCTCCGTCATGAATGCCGATCAAGCGCGCTTGATTGCCAGCCCCGTGGCGGCAGGCGTTCGTGGCCGTCCGGGGTGGTGTGATGACGGCGACGGGTGTTGCCGGGAGGTGAACGCTTGGGGGACGGCTGGTATCACTGCGAAAGTCGACGAGCGTTGCCCACGGCTGAGGCCGGGCCTGGAACATCGCGTCCTGGCCGATGGCAGTTGGGCTGCCTAGTCGCTGAGGGTCCCCGTCGCGTCCGTTCATCGGTCTCGTGCACTGGACGGCCGTGTCGCCTGGTGTCAGGATGCGGGCGTTCCGGCTGACGACTAGTTTGCCCAGGCGGGCATGGAGGGGCGGGGAACAGTGAGCGAGCCAGCACCTGAGGTGCTCCGCGGTCGGGTGCACGGCATGATGCCGGCGCTGACGCAGGACCTCGTCGACTTGGTGTCTGTTCCGTCCGTTTCGGTCCGTGGGTTCCCGGAGGAGACCCAGAGACCCCTTCTGGAGGCTCACGATCTCGTGGCGCGGTTGTTCCGGGAGGCGGGGTGCGAGGCGGTCGAGCGGATCGACCTTCCGGGCACCGCACCGGTCGTGTTCGCCGAGATCGGGCCGCCGCCGGGGGCACCGACGGTGCTGCTCTACAGCCACTACGACGTCGTGCCGGTGGGCGACGAGAGCCTGTGGGAGACCTCGCCGTTCGAGCCGACCCTGAGCGAGGGTGCGATCCACGGCCGTGGCAGCGCCGACAGCAAGGCCAACATCGTGGCGCTCCTGGGCGCTTTGCGCGCCTGGGACGGCCGACCGCCGGTCGGCGTCAAGGTCGTGATCGAAGGGCTGGAGGAGGTCGGGGGCGGCGCGTTCACCACCTACCCGGCGCAGGACCCGCAGCGGTTCGCCTCCGACGTGATGCTCATCGCGGACATGGGCAACGTGCGTCCGGGCGTGCCCACGCTGACCGCCGCCCTGCGCGGCATGGCGAACGTCGTCGTCGAGGCCCGCACGCTGGCCTCCGCCAAGCACAGCGGCCAGTACGGCGGTGCGGCACCCGACGCGCTCATCGCGCTCATGCACGCGCTGGCGTCGCTGCACGATGAGAACGGCGACGTTGCCGTGGAAGGGCTGCGCCGGGAGGACTGGCCCAGTGGCGGCCCCGACGCGGAGGAGTTCCGCCGGCTCGCCGAGGTGCTCGACGGCGTGCCACTGGTCGGCTCGGGGACCCTCGGCTCACGGGTGTGGTCCGGTCCGGCGATCACCGTCATCGGCGTGGACGTGCCGTCCGTCGACCACGCGCTCAACGCGGTGTCCCCGCACGCCCG
This portion of the Actinomycetes bacterium genome encodes:
- a CDS encoding IS630 family transposase, whose amino-acid sequence is MSVAPAVVLRAGDESRLNAVLRSSTVEAGLAQRARIVLLASQGVANAAIARQVGVSGPTVLLWRNRYEAGGMEALEDLPRSGRPPVHDEVAVVVATLEAPPERLGVTHWSARLLGDQLGISFATVARIWRKWNLQPWRVETFKFSTDPELEAKIRDVVGLYLNPPDKAVVVCVDEKSQVQALDRTAPILPLRPGIPERQTHDYVRHGTTTLFAALEVATGKVTDACYDRHTNAEFLAFLKQVAKAYPRVQLHVVADNYATHKHPAVKAWLAKNPRVTMHFTPTSGSWLNMVEIVFGIITRQAIRRGTFTSVKDLITAIETFIDGWNDRCEPFVWTKTADEIVTKAHRKTTSNTQH
- a CDS encoding M20/M25/M40 family metallo-hydrolase, translating into MEGRGTVSEPAPEVLRGRVHGMMPALTQDLVDLVSVPSVSVRGFPEETQRPLLEAHDLVARLFREAGCEAVERIDLPGTAPVVFAEIGPPPGAPTVLLYSHYDVVPVGDESLWETSPFEPTLSEGAIHGRGSADSKANIVALLGALRAWDGRPPVGVKVVIEGLEEVGGGAFTTYPAQDPQRFASDVMLIADMGNVRPGVPTLTAALRGMANVVVEARTLASAKHSGQYGGAAPDALIALMHALASLHDENGDVAVEGLRREDWPSGGPDAEEFRRLAEVLDGVPLVGSGTLGSRVWSGPAITVIGVDVPSVDHALNAVSPHARAKLNVRVHPEQDPVEAQGAVVRHLNAVRPFGIQLQARGQETGQGYRGRMAGPTFDAAKAAWAQAWGAETLVAGAGGSIPLVASLHEAVPEADIVLVGATDGYANIHGPNERVLLDELEKATLAIADLFGRLPDARSAAEQG